Proteins from one Sander lucioperca isolate FBNREF2018 chromosome 16, SLUC_FBN_1.2, whole genome shotgun sequence genomic window:
- the LOC116059780 gene encoding C-type lectin domain family 12 member B-like, with protein MSEDIYAKPDMSKKVRYNRHVQEDKEWEEREVEIYESTDAIGDYHTDNQSHGGGPDTERNPPAVQRKTFRAAALCLAVLCFLMMTGIILLSVYFTLEKEQMQNEYNQLSNNYSQLQVKVSEISVNNSQLQSSYQTLSVNHSQLQDEVKKLKDRTEEISVNNSQLQSSYQTLSKNNSQLQDEVKQLKDRIEEKRCPDGWTRFGCSCYFKYKEKKTWSGSRADCQQRGADLVVINNKEEQEFVTELSKNGEFWIGLRNIYIWKWEWEWVDGSPLTETFWAAGLARYNSYYATCCNQQGKWKHGYYSDNKKWICEKKIISTL; from the exons ATGTCCGAAGATATTTATGCCAAACCAGATATGTCAAAGAAGGTGAGATACAACAGACATGTGCAGGAAGACAAAGAGTGGGAGGAAAGGGAGGTGGAAATATACGAGAGCACCGACGCTATCGGGGATTATCACACTGATAATCAGTCACACGGAGGAG GACCAGACACTGAGAGGAATCCTCCAGCCGTCCAAAGGAAGACTTTCAGGGCTGCAGCACTCTGTCTGGCAGTGCTCTGCTTTCTGATGATGACTGGAATCATCCTCTTATCCGTATACT TCACTTTGGAAAAAGAACAGATGCAGAACGAATACAACCAACTGAGCAACAACTACAGTCAGCTGCAGGTGAAGGTTTCAG AGATTTCAGTCAACAACAGTCAGCTACAGAGCAGCTACCAAACCCTGAGTGTAAATCACAGTCAGTTACAGGATGAAGTAAAGAAGCTGAAGGACAGAACTGAAG AGATTTCAGTCAACAACAGTCAGCTACAGAGCAGCTACCAAACACTGAGTAAAAACAACAGTCAGCTACAGGATGAAGTAAAGCAGCTGAAGGACAGAATTGAAG AGAAGAGGTGTCCTGACGGATGGACGAGATTTGGATGCAGTTGTTACTTTAAATATAAAGAGAAGAAGACTTGGTCTGGAAGCAGAGCTGACTGTCAGCAGAGAGGAGCAGATCTGGTCGTCATAAACAACAAAGAAGAACag GAGTTTGTCACTGAGCTGAGTAAGAATGGAGAGTTCTGGATTGGTCTACGGAATATATACATATGGAAATGGGAATGGGAATGGGTGGACGGATCACCGCTGACAGAAAC GTTCTGGGCAGCAGGACTGGCTCGCTATAACAGTTACTATGCTACATGCTGCAATCAACAAGGAAAATGGAAACATGGATATTATTCTGATAATAAGAAGTGGATCTGTGAGAAAAAGATAATCTCAACTCTTTGA